The Achromobacter deleyi region CTTCGAAACCCCCGCCTGGGCGGCCTGAAGCGGCGCTCCCGCGGCCGAAGCTCCCAGGATTGCGAACCCTTTGCGCCGGCCCCGAGCGCGGCGTCCCCTTGGAACAACATGCACATAGTCGTCATCGGCGCTGGGGTGGTCGGCATGACCACCGCCTACTTCCTGCACCGCGAGGGTCATCGGGTCACCGTGCTCGACGCGGGCTCCGGCCCCGGGCAGGCCACCAGCATGGCCAACGGCGCGCAGCTGAGCTACAGCTTCGTCGCGCCGCTGGCCGATCCCTCGGTGCTGCCCAAGCTGCCCTCGTGGCTGCTGCGACAGGACACGCCATTGCGCTTCCGCCCGCGCCTGGATCCCGACCAGTGGCGCTGGAGCCTGGCCTTCCTGCGCGCCTGCACGCGCTCGCGCAGCCGCTCCACCACGCGGGAACTCCTGGCGCTGGGCCTGTACAGCCGCCTGTGCGTGCACGACCTGATCCGGCAGGAGAACCCGGATTTCGATTTCTCCTCGTCCGGCAAGCTGCTCGTCTACCAGGACGCCGCGGCCTATGAACACGCGCTGTCGCAACGCGACTACCAGGCCACCCTGGGCTGCGAGCAACGCGTGATGGACCGCCAGGCCTGCCTGGAGATGGAGCCGGCGCTGGCCGACATCGGCGCCAGCATCGCGGGCGCGATCTACACGCCCACCGAGGATGCGGGCGATTGCCAGCGCCTGTGCGCCGAGCTGGAACGCATCCTGCGCGCCGCGCCGGATCCGGTGCGCTTCCATTTCAACACCCCGGTGCAGGCCCTGCGGTCGGAACGCGGACGCGTGGTGGGCGCGACAACCGCCGCGGGCAGCTTCGATGCCGACCACTATGTGCTGGCCAGCGGCATGGGCGCGCAATCCCTGGCGCGGCGGCTGGGCATGAACCTGCAGATCCATCCGCTAAAGGGGTACAGCCTGACGTACGATCTGACGCCGGAGAGCATCGCGCCCAGCGCCAGCATCAGCGACATCCGGCGCAAGGTGGTCTACGCGCGGCTGGGCCAGCGGCTGCGAGTCGCCGGCATGGTCGATATCGGGACCGGCGGCGACGCCGTGGACCCGGTCCGGATCCGCAGTCTTGAACGCGATGTGGCGAAGTTCTTTCCACGCCTGAACCCGGCGGGCGCCCCGCAAGCCTGGGCAGGCCTGCGGCCCGCGCGCCCCGACGGCAAGCCGCTGATCGGCGCCACGCCCTACCGCAACCTGTGGCTGAACACGGGCCATGGCGGCCTGGGTTTCACGCTGGCCGCCGGCAGCGCGCGCATGCTGGCGGACCTGATGCGAGGCCGCAGCCCCGCGGTGGAAGCAGCGGCCTTCGCCCTGCGATAGCGGGCGCCTGGCCGCGGCGTTCAGTCCGCCTTGATGCCGCGGCTCTGGATCAGCTTGCCCCACTTGTCGCGTTCCTTCACTTCAAACGCGGCCAGGTCGGCGCCGAACACGTTGCCGGCCGTGGCTCCGCCCTGCGCCAGCGACTGCTGCAGTTCGGGGGATTTCAGCGCCTGCTTCATGGCCGCGATCAGCTTGTCGACGACCGGCGCGGGCGTGCCGCGCGGCGCATACAGGCCCGACCATGCGGTGACCTCGAAGCCGGGCAGGCCAGCCTCGGCCATCGTCGGCAGGTCGGGCGCGGCGGGGCTGCGCTCGGCCGAGGTGACCGCGATGCCGTGCAGCCGGCCGCCCGCCTTCAGCGCGCCCATCGAGCTGGGCAGGTTGTCCATCAGGATGTCGACCTGGCCGCCGATCACGGCGGGAATGGCGGCCGACGATCCCTTGAAAGGCACGTGCAGCATCTGCAGGCTGGCCATGGATTCGAAGTACGCGCCCGTCAGGTGCACCGACGAGCCGATGCCGGGCGAGGCATAGGAATACTTGCCCGGGTCCTTCTTCACCGCCTTCATCAGGTCTTCCAGGTTGCGCCACGGCGAGCCCGCGGCCACCGCGATGACATTGGGCGTGGACGCGATCATGCCCAGCGGCACCAGGTCGGTGGCGGGGTTGAAACCGATGTTGCCGTAGAGGAACTGGTTGACGCTTTGCGTTCCGACCGAGCCCAGCACGATGGTGTAGCCGTCGGGCTGGGCGCGCGTGGCGGCGGCGACGCCCAGGTTGCCCGCCGCGCCCGGCTTGTTCTCGACCACGATGGATTGGCCCAGCGCGGGGCGCATGTGTTCGGCGATGGTGCGCGCGAAGATATCGGTGGTGCCGCCGGGCGGAAATGGAACGATGAGGGTAATTGGCCGCGCGGGCCATTCCTGCGCGGACGCCGCCGCGGCGCCCAATGCCAGCGTGGCGGCTACCGCCACGCCTGTCCAGCGACCTGCCCTGGCGGCGGTCCGCCCACGAGATAACCAGCCCATCCTCTTCCCCTTCGCATTGAGCGTGTTCGATTGATCAAACGGAATTCGGTGCATCGTTACTGCGCGATAAAAGTGACCATGCGGTCACTTTTCCGGCATTAAGAACCTGGGCCGAAAGCTTGTCAATCAAAGGAAAGGGGGTTTAGGCGTAATCCCTAGGAAGTCAGTCCGCGCGCGCGGTCTCGGTCGGCGGCAAGCCGTCCCAGCCGCCGCCCAGGGCCACGATCAGGTTGACGCTGGCCGCCAGGCGGCTGCCCAGCAGGCTCAAGGCATTGCGCTCGCTGTTGAGCGCCGTGGCGTCCACCACCGCCACGCTCAGGTAGTCGACCAGCCCCGCCTTGTACTGGTTCTGGATCAGGCGCAACGATTCGCGCGCCGATTCCAGCGCGCGGCGCTGTACGATCTGCTCCTGCTCCATGACGCGCAGCTGGATCAGGTAGTCCTCGACTTCGCGCAGGCCCGTCAGCGCAGCCTGGCGGTAAGCCGCCGCCTGCGAGTCGTAGGACGCGCGGGCCTGTTCCACCTGGGCCTCGCGCGCGCCGCCGTCGAATATCGTCAGCGCCAGCGCCGGCCCCAGCGACCAGAAGCGCGCGGGCGCCGTCAGCAGCTCGGCGAACTCGCCGCTGCGGAACCCGCCGTCGGCGGACAGGATCAGGCTGGGGAACCACGCGGCTTGCGCCACGCCGATCTGCGCGTTGGCGGCCGCCGCGCGACGCTCGGCCGCGGCCACGTCGGGACGGCGCTCCAGCAGCTCGGACGGCAAGCCCACCGGGATCTGCGGCAACCGCAGCGCGAACACCGTGGGCGGCAGGCTGAACTGCGAAGGGGCCTGGCCCATCAGCACCGCGATCGCATGCTCATACTGCCCGCGCTGCCAGTCCAGGTCGATGGACTGCGCGCGCGTGCTTTCCACCTGCGTGCGCGCCACGGCCACGTCGGCCTGGCCCGCAACGCCCACCGCATAGCGGTTCTGCGTCAGCTGCAGCGACTTCTCATACGCCGCCACGGTCGCGTCCAGCAAGCGCTTCTGCTCGTCCAGCACGCGCAGCTGCAGATAGGTCTGCGCCAGCGTCGCCTGCGCGCTCAGCCGGGTCGCGCCCAGGTCGGCAAGGCTGGCCGCCGCGCTGGCTTCCGAGGATTCGACGCTGCGGCGCACCCTGCCCCACACGTCCGCCTCCCAGCTGACGCTGCCCGTCAGCGAATACTGGTTGGACACGTTGCTGCCCGACGAAGACGACGAGCCGCTCTGGCCATTGCCGCTGCCCGCGCGCGTCATGCCGGCGCCCGCGCCCACGGTCGGATAGAAGCCGGAGCGCGCGCCGCGCACCAGCCCCAGCGCCTGCCGGTAGTTGGCCTCGGCCTGCGCAATGGTCTGGTTGGACGCATTCAGGCGATCCAGCAGGCCATCCAGGACGGGGTCGTCGTAGACCTTCCACCATGCGCCGCGATCGGCGTCGTCGCGCGGCTGGGCCGGCTTCCAGCCGGGCACTTCGTCCTGCCCTTCCTTGTAGGCGACGCCCACGTCCAGCGCCGGGCGCTGGTAGTCGGGGCCGACCGCGCACGCGCCCAGCAGCGCGCACAGCGCAAGGGTGGCGGCGGCGCGGGGAAGGAAGACATTCGAGAACGGCTTGGTACGGATCATGTGGGTTCTATGGAAGCAGGGGCAGCGTTCCGCGGGGCGCGCCGGCGAGCGGCCCACAGGCGGAAACGGTCCAGATAAAGATAGACCACGGGCGTGGTGTACAGCGTAAGGATCTGGCTCAGCACCAGGCCGCCCACGATGGTAATACCCAGCGGCTGGCGCATCTCGACGCCCGCGCCGGTGGCAAGCACCAGCGGCAGCGCGCCGAAGATGGCCGCCATCGTCGTCATCATGATGGGGCGGAAACGCGTCAGGCAGGCCTGGAAGATGGCTTCGCGCGGCTCCATGCCGTGGTTGCGCTCGGCGTCCAGCGCAAAGTCCACCATCATGATGGCGTTCTTCTTGACGATGCCGATCAGCAGGAACACCCCGATCAGCGCAATCAGCGTGAAGTCGTATCGCACCAGCAGCAAGGCCAGCAGCGCGCCCAGGCCCGCGGACGGCAGGGTGGACAGGATGGTCAGGGGATGGACGAAGCTCTCGTAGAGGATGCCCAGCACGATATACATGGTGACCAGCGCCGCCAGGATCAGCCAGGGCTGCTGCGCCAGCGTCTGCTGCAAGGCCGCGGCGGTGCCCTGGAAGCCCGCCTGGATCTGGTCCGACGGCAGGCCGATGCGCGCCACGGCGTCGTCGATCGCGGCGGTGGCCTGCCCCAGCGATACGCCGGGCGCCAGGCTGAACGACACGGTATCGGCCACGAACAGTCCCTGGTGCTGCACGCTGAGCGGCGCGTTGGCGTTCTCCAGCTTGGTGAATGCCGACAACGGCACGCGCGCGCCGTCCGCCGTGATCACCTCGACCTGCCTGAGCGATTCGATGTCCTGCGCGAATCTGGGATCCACCCCCAGCACCACGTGATATTGATTCAGCGGCCCATACATCACCGACACCTGGCGCTGGCTGAATGAGTTGTTCAGCACCGTCGAGATCGTGGACATGCTGATGCCCAGCCGGGTCGCCGCCTCGCGGTCGATCACCAGGTTGATCTGGCGCCCCTTGTCCTCGACGTCGGTGTCGACGTCGGTGATCTCGGGAATCTTGGCCATGGCCTGCTGCACCTTGGGCATCCAGGTCCGCAGCAATTGCAGGTCGCCCGACATCAGCGTGTAGTCGTACGACCCCTGGCTCTGGCGCCCGCCGATCCGGATGTCCTGCTGCGACACCAGGAACATGCGCGCGCCCGGCATGTTCTGCAGCTTGGCGCGCAGGCGGTTGATGACCACGTCGGCCGAGACCTTGCGCTCTTCGAGGGGTTTCAACTGGATCTGCATGAAGCTGCTGTTGCTGCCGCCGCGCCCGCCGGCGTAGCCCGTCATGCTCTGCACGGCCGGATCGGCCAACACCACCTTGCGCAGCGCTTCCAGCTTGGGAATGGTCGCCTGGAACGAAGTGCCCTGATCCACGCGGAAGAATCCCAGCAGCTGGCCCGTGTCCTGCTGCGGAAAGAAGCCCTTGGGCACCACCGTGTACAGGTAGATGTTCAGGCCCACGGCGATCGCCAGGGTCAGCATCATCAGCCGGCCATGCGCGAGCGCCCAGCGCAGCGAACGGCGGTAGCCGTCCAGCATGGCTTCGAAGGCGCGCTCGGACCAGCGCGCCAGGCGTCCGGCCGGCTTCTCTTCCTTGGGCTCGTTGCGCAGCAGGCGCGCGCACATCATCGGCGTCAGGGTCAGCGACACCACCAGCGAAACCAGGATGGCGGCCGACAGGGTCACGGCAAACTCGCGGAACAGACGCCCGACCACGCCGCCCATCAGCAGGATGGGGATGAACACCGCCACCAGCGACAGGCTCATCGAAAGCACCGTGAAACCCACCTCGCGCGAGCCACGCAGCGCGGCGCGCATCGGCGACATGCCGTTTTCCACATGGCGCATGATGTTCTCGAGCACCACGATGGCGTCGTCCACCACGAAGCCGGTCGCGACGATCAGGGCCATGAGGGAAATGGTGTTCAGCGTGTACCCGCACAAGTACATGATGCAGAACGTGCCGATCAGCGACACCGGCACCGCCACGCTGGGAATGATGGCGGCCCGCCAGCGCCTGAGGAACAGCAGCACCACCAGCACCACCAGCCCCACGGCGATGACCAGCGTCAGCTCCGCCTCGTGCAGCGACGCCCGGATGCTGGGCGTGCGGTCCTGCGCGACCGTCATGTTCACATCGGCCGGCATCAGCGCCTGCAGGACCGGCAACTGTGCGCGCACGGCGTCCACGGCCTCGATGATGTTGGCGTCGGCCTGGCGCCGCACGATCATCAGGATGGCCTTGCGGTCGTTGTAGAAGCCGGTCTGGTACAGGTCCTCGACCGAGTCCTCGACCTTGGCCACGTCGGATACGCGCACCGGCGCGCCGTCGCGCCAGGCGACGATCAGCGGCCGGTACTGTTCGGCGCGGCTGAGCTGGTCGCTGACCATGATCTGCCAGTGATAGCGGTCGCTTTCCAGCACTCCCTTCGGGCGGTTGGCGTTGGCGTTGGACAGCGCGGCGCGCAGTTCGTCCAGCGACACGCCCTGGTTGGCCAGCGCTCCGGGCAGCACGGTGACGCGCACCGCCGGCAGCGAACTGCCGCCCACCGTGACCTCACCCACTCCGTCCACCTGCGACAGCTTCTGCGCCACGATGGTCGAGGCCAGATCGTAGAGCTGGCCCTGGCTGAGCGTGTCGGACGTCAGCGCCAGCGTCATGATGGGCGCGTCCGACGGATTGGACTTGTGGTACGTGGGATTGCTGCGCAAGCCAGTGGGCAGCAGCGAGCGGGCCGCGTTGATGGCGGCCTGCACGTCGCGCGCGGCGCCGTTGATGTCGCGCGACAGGTCGAACTGCAGCGTGATGCGGGTGCTGCCCTGCGAACTGCTGGACGTCATCTCGGTCACGCCCGCGATGCTGCCCAGCGAGCGCTCCAGCGGCGTGGCCACGCTGGACGCCATGGTTTCAGGGCTGGCGCCGGGCAGGCTGGCCGACACGGAGATGGTCGGGATGTCCACCTGCGGCAGCGGCGCCACGGGCAAGAGGAAGAACGCGAGCATGCCGGCCAGCACGACCGCCAGGCTCAGCAGCGTGGTCGCCACCGGCCGGACGATGAAGGGCGCCGACAGGATCATCGCGCGTCTCCGGCCGAGGGCTCGCCCGCCCCGCGCCAGCGGCGCGACATGCGGTCGAACATCAGGTAGATGACCGGCGTGGTGAACAGGGTCAGGACCTGCGACAGCAGCAGGCCGCCCACCATGACCAGGCCCAGCGGCTGGCGCAGTTCAGCGCCGGTGCCGGTCGACAGCATCAGGGGCAAAGCGCCGAACAGGGCGGCAAGCGTGGTCATCAGGATGGGGCGAAACCGCAGCAGCGCCGCCTCGTGGATGGCCGCGCGCGGACTCAATCCGCGCTTGCGCTCGGCGTCCAGCGCGAAGTCGATCATCATGATGGCGTTCTTCTTCACGATGCCGATCAGGAGAATGATCCCGATGATGCCGATCATGTCCAGTTCGGTGCCGCTGATCAGAAGCGCCAGCAGGGCCCCCACGCCCGCGGACGGCAGCGTGGACAGGATCGTGATGGGGTGGATGTAGCTTTCGTACAGCACGCCCAGCACGATGTACATCGTGACCACGGCGGCAAGAATCAGCCACAAGGTGCTGGACAGCGAATTCTGGAACGCCAGGGCCGCGCCCTGGAAGCGCGTCTCCACGGCGGCCGGCATGCCGATCTCGGCCTCCGCCGCCGTGATGTTCTGCACCGCGTCGGACAGCGATGCGCCCGGCGCCAGGTTGAACGACACCGTCACCATGGGGAACTGGTCCAGCCGGTTCACGGCCAGCACGGTCCTGCCTTCGGTGATGTGCGCCACGGACGACAGCGGCACCTGCGCGCCCGTGGAGGTCGGCACGTGGATCTGGCCCAGCGCGCTGGGCGACATCTGGAACTGCGGCTGCACCTCCAGCACCACGCGGTACTGGTTGGACTGCGTGAAGATCGTGGAGATCAGCCGCTGGCCGAAGGCGTTGTACAGCGCCTCGTCGATCACGGCGGCGGTGATGCCCAGGCGCGAGGCCGCGTCGCGGTCGATCTCGACCCAGGTCTGCAGGCCGTCGTCCTGCAGGTCGTCGGTCACGTCCTTCAGGCCCGGCACCTGGCGCAGGCGGTCCACCAGCTTGGGCGTCCACTCGCTCAGCACCTTCAGGTCCGGATTGGACAGGGTCATCTGATACTGCGTGCGGCTCACGCGGTCTTCGATGGTCAGGTCCTGCACGGGCTGCATGTAGACCGTCAGGCCGTCCTGCTTGCCCAAGGCCTCCTGCAGGCGCGCCATGACGGTGCGCAGGTCGCCGTTGCGTTCGGCCTGGGGCTTCAGTGCGATCTGCATGCGGCCGGCGCTGAGCGTGGCGTTGCTGCCGTCCACCCCGATGAACGAGGACACGGCCTGCACGTCCGGGTCCTCCAGCACGAGACGCGCGGCGGCCTGCTGGCGCTCGGCCATGGCAGGGAAGGAAATGGACTGCGGCGCCTGGGTGATGGCCTGGATCAGGCCGGTGTCCTGCTGCGGGAAGAAGCCCTTGGGCACCACCATGTACAGCAGCACGGTCAGCGCGAAAGTGGCCAGCGCCACCACCAGGGTGAGCGGTTGATGGCGCAGCACCACCTGCAGCATGCGGTCGTACGCGGCGATGACGCGGTCGATGAAGGCGCCCGTGGCCTGGTGGAAGCGGCCGTGCTTCTGCTCGGATTCGGCGCGCAGCAGACGCGCGCACATCATGGGCGTCAGGGTCAGCGACACCACCAGCGAGATCAGGATGGACACCGCCAGCGTGATCGCGAATTCACGGAACAGGCGGCCCACCACTTCCGTCATGAAGAGCAGCGGGATCAGCACCGCGATCAGGGAGAAGGTCAGCGAGATCAGCGTGAAGCCGATCTGCGAAGCGCCCTTCAATGCCGCCTGCAGGGGTCTTTCTCCGTCCTCGATGTGGCGGGCGATGTTCTCGATCATGACGATGGCGTCGTCCACCACGAAGCCCGTGGCGATGGTCAGCGCCATCAGCGTCAGGTTGTTGATGGAGAAGCCGGCCAGATACATGATGCCGAACGTGCCCACCAGCGACAGCGGCACCACGACGCTGGGAATCAGCGTGGCCGTCACGCTGCGCAGGAACACGAAGGTGACCATGACCACCAGCCCCACCGCCAGCAGCATTTCGAATTGCACGTCGGCGACCGAGTCGCGGATGGTCTGGGTGCGGTCCGACACCACGCTCACGTCCAGCGTGGCGGGCAGCGCGGCGCGCAATTGCGGCAGCAGCGCCTGGATCCGGTTGACCACGTCGATCACGTTGGCGCCAGGCTGGCGCTGGATGTTGAGCAGGATGGCGGGTTTGTCGCCGGCCCAGGCCGCCTGCCGGGTGTCTTCCGCACCTTCCACCGCGCGCGCCACATCGGCCAGCCGCAGCGGCGCGTTGTTCTTGTACGCGATGATCAGGTCGTTGTAGGCGGTGGGCGTCTTGAGCTGGTCATTGGCGTTGATCGTGGTGGACCGCTGGGGCCCGTCCAGATTGCCTTTGGGCTGGTTCACGTTGGCGCCGACGATGGCGGTGCGCAGGTCCGACATCGACAGGCCGTTGGCCGCCAGCGCCTGCGGATTCACCTGGATGCGCACCGCCGGCCGCTGTCCGCCCGCCACGCTGACCAGGCCCACCCCGGGAATCTGCGACAGCTTCTGCGCCACCCGCGTATCCACCAGGTCGCGCACCTGCGGCAAGGGCATGGTGGGCGAGGTGATCGCCAGGGTCAGGACGGCCGCATCGGCCGGATTCACCTTGTTGTAGGTGGGCGGCACCGGCAGGTCGGAGGGCAGCAGATTCGACGCCGCGTTGATCGCCGCCTGCACCTGCTGCTCGGCCACGTCCAGCGGCAAGGTCAGGTTGAATTGCAGGGTGATGACCGACGCGCCGCCCGAACTGGTGGACGACATCTGGTTCAAGCCCGGCATCTGCCCGAACTGCCGTTCCAGCGGCGACGTGACCAGGGAGGTCATCACGTCGGGACTGGCGCCGGGGTACAGCGTCACGACCTGGATCGTCGGATAGTCCACTTCCGGCAGGGCCGAAACGGGCAGGAACCGGTAGGCGATCAAGCCGGCGATCAGGATGGCCACCATCGACAAGGTGGTGGCTACAGGGCGCAGGATGA contains the following coding sequences:
- a CDS encoding efflux transporter outer membrane subunit produces the protein MIRTKPFSNVFLPRAAATLALCALLGACAVGPDYQRPALDVGVAYKEGQDEVPGWKPAQPRDDADRGAWWKVYDDPVLDGLLDRLNASNQTIAQAEANYRQALGLVRGARSGFYPTVGAGAGMTRAGSGNGQSGSSSSSGSNVSNQYSLTGSVSWEADVWGRVRRSVESSEASAAASLADLGATRLSAQATLAQTYLQLRVLDEQKRLLDATVAAYEKSLQLTQNRYAVGVAGQADVAVARTQVESTRAQSIDLDWQRGQYEHAIAVLMGQAPSQFSLPPTVFALRLPQIPVGLPSELLERRPDVAAAERRAAAANAQIGVAQAAWFPSLILSADGGFRSGEFAELLTAPARFWSLGPALALTIFDGGAREAQVEQARASYDSQAAAYRQAALTGLREVEDYLIQLRVMEQEQIVQRRALESARESLRLIQNQYKAGLVDYLSVAVVDATALNSERNALSLLGSRLAASVNLIVALGGGWDGLPPTETARAD
- a CDS encoding Bug family tripartite tricarboxylate transporter substrate binding protein, whose translation is MGWLSRGRTAARAGRWTGVAVAATLALGAAAASAQEWPARPITLIVPFPPGGTTDIFARTIAEHMRPALGQSIVVENKPGAAGNLGVAAATRAQPDGYTIVLGSVGTQSVNQFLYGNIGFNPATDLVPLGMIASTPNVIAVAAGSPWRNLEDLMKAVKKDPGKYSYASPGIGSSVHLTGAYFESMASLQMLHVPFKGSSAAIPAVIGGQVDILMDNLPSSMGALKAGGRLHGIAVTSAERSPAAPDLPTMAEAGLPGFEVTAWSGLYAPRGTPAPVVDKLIAAMKQALKSPELQQSLAQGGATAGNVFGADLAAFEVKERDKWGKLIQSRGIKAD
- a CDS encoding multidrug efflux RND transporter permease subunit translates to MILSAPFIVRPVATTLLSLAVVLAGMLAFFLLPVAPLPQVDIPTISVSASLPGASPETMASSVATPLERSLGSIAGVTEMTSSSSQGSTRITLQFDLSRDINGAARDVQAAINAARSLLPTGLRSNPTYHKSNPSDAPIMTLALTSDTLSQGQLYDLASTIVAQKLSQVDGVGEVTVGGSSLPAVRVTVLPGALANQGVSLDELRAALSNANANRPKGVLESDRYHWQIMVSDQLSRAEQYRPLIVAWRDGAPVRVSDVAKVEDSVEDLYQTGFYNDRKAILMIVRRQADANIIEAVDAVRAQLPVLQALMPADVNMTVAQDRTPSIRASLHEAELTLVIAVGLVVLVVLLFLRRWRAAIIPSVAVPVSLIGTFCIMYLCGYTLNTISLMALIVATGFVVDDAIVVLENIMRHVENGMSPMRAALRGSREVGFTVLSMSLSLVAVFIPILLMGGVVGRLFREFAVTLSAAILVSLVVSLTLTPMMCARLLRNEPKEEKPAGRLARWSERAFEAMLDGYRRSLRWALAHGRLMMLTLAIAVGLNIYLYTVVPKGFFPQQDTGQLLGFFRVDQGTSFQATIPKLEALRKVVLADPAVQSMTGYAGGRGGSNSSFMQIQLKPLEERKVSADVVINRLRAKLQNMPGARMFLVSQQDIRIGGRQSQGSYDYTLMSGDLQLLRTWMPKVQQAMAKIPEITDVDTDVEDKGRQINLVIDREAATRLGISMSTISTVLNNSFSQRQVSVMYGPLNQYHVVLGVDPRFAQDIESLRQVEVITADGARVPLSAFTKLENANAPLSVQHQGLFVADTVSFSLAPGVSLGQATAAIDDAVARIGLPSDQIQAGFQGTAAALQQTLAQQPWLILAALVTMYIVLGILYESFVHPLTILSTLPSAGLGALLALLLVRYDFTLIALIGVFLLIGIVKKNAIMMVDFALDAERNHGMEPREAIFQACLTRFRPIMMTTMAAIFGALPLVLATGAGVEMRQPLGITIVGGLVLSQILTLYTTPVVYLYLDRFRLWAARRRAPRNAAPASIEPT
- a CDS encoding D-amino acid dehydrogenase translates to MKRRSRGRSSQDCEPFAPAPSAASPWNNMHIVVIGAGVVGMTTAYFLHREGHRVTVLDAGSGPGQATSMANGAQLSYSFVAPLADPSVLPKLPSWLLRQDTPLRFRPRLDPDQWRWSLAFLRACTRSRSRSTTRELLALGLYSRLCVHDLIRQENPDFDFSSSGKLLVYQDAAAYEHALSQRDYQATLGCEQRVMDRQACLEMEPALADIGASIAGAIYTPTEDAGDCQRLCAELERILRAAPDPVRFHFNTPVQALRSERGRVVGATTAAGSFDADHYVLASGMGAQSLARRLGMNLQIHPLKGYSLTYDLTPESIAPSASISDIRRKVVYARLGQRLRVAGMVDIGTGGDAVDPVRIRSLERDVAKFFPRLNPAGAPQAWAGLRPARPDGKPLIGATPYRNLWLNTGHGGLGFTLAAGSARMLADLMRGRSPAVEAAAFALR
- a CDS encoding MdtB/MuxB family multidrug efflux RND transporter permease subunit, with the translated sequence MSPSRLFILRPVATTLSMVAILIAGLIAYRFLPVSALPEVDYPTIQVVTLYPGASPDVMTSLVTSPLERQFGQMPGLNQMSSTSSGGASVITLQFNLTLPLDVAEQQVQAAINAASNLLPSDLPVPPTYNKVNPADAAVLTLAITSPTMPLPQVRDLVDTRVAQKLSQIPGVGLVSVAGGQRPAVRIQVNPQALAANGLSMSDLRTAIVGANVNQPKGNLDGPQRSTTINANDQLKTPTAYNDLIIAYKNNAPLRLADVARAVEGAEDTRQAAWAGDKPAILLNIQRQPGANVIDVVNRIQALLPQLRAALPATLDVSVVSDRTQTIRDSVADVQFEMLLAVGLVVMVTFVFLRSVTATLIPSVVVPLSLVGTFGIMYLAGFSINNLTLMALTIATGFVVDDAIVMIENIARHIEDGERPLQAALKGASQIGFTLISLTFSLIAVLIPLLFMTEVVGRLFREFAITLAVSILISLVVSLTLTPMMCARLLRAESEQKHGRFHQATGAFIDRVIAAYDRMLQVVLRHQPLTLVVALATFALTVLLYMVVPKGFFPQQDTGLIQAITQAPQSISFPAMAERQQAAARLVLEDPDVQAVSSFIGVDGSNATLSAGRMQIALKPQAERNGDLRTVMARLQEALGKQDGLTVYMQPVQDLTIEDRVSRTQYQMTLSNPDLKVLSEWTPKLVDRLRQVPGLKDVTDDLQDDGLQTWVEIDRDAASRLGITAAVIDEALYNAFGQRLISTIFTQSNQYRVVLEVQPQFQMSPSALGQIHVPTSTGAQVPLSSVAHITEGRTVLAVNRLDQFPMVTVSFNLAPGASLSDAVQNITAAEAEIGMPAAVETRFQGAALAFQNSLSSTLWLILAAVVTMYIVLGVLYESYIHPITILSTLPSAGVGALLALLISGTELDMIGIIGIILLIGIVKKNAIMMIDFALDAERKRGLSPRAAIHEAALLRFRPILMTTLAALFGALPLMLSTGTGAELRQPLGLVMVGGLLLSQVLTLFTTPVIYLMFDRMSRRWRGAGEPSAGDAR